Proteins co-encoded in one Haloarcula pelagica genomic window:
- the dhaM gene encoding dihydroxyacetone kinase phosphoryl donor subunit DhaM — protein MVGLVVVSHSRTAAEGIAEVAAEMGGDTVIEPVGGDGQGGLGTVADAIADAIEAADDGDGVVVLVDLGSAVMNAEVAIELSGVDAVIADAPVLEGAVNAAVAATSPTATLESVREQAEAARDVNKR, from the coding sequence ATGGTCGGACTCGTCGTCGTCTCCCACAGCCGGACCGCCGCCGAGGGCATCGCAGAGGTCGCGGCGGAGATGGGCGGGGACACGGTGATCGAACCCGTCGGCGGCGACGGCCAGGGGGGTCTGGGGACCGTCGCGGACGCCATCGCCGACGCCATCGAGGCGGCCGACGACGGGGACGGCGTGGTCGTCCTGGTCGACCTAGGCAGCGCCGTCATGAACGCCGAGGTGGCGATCGAACTCAGCGGCGTCGACGCCGTCATCGCCGACGCGCCAGTCCTGGAGGGCGCGGTCAACGCCGCCGTCGCCGCGACCAGCCCCACGGCGACCCTGGAGTCGGTCCGCGAGCAGGCGGAGGCGGCCCGCGATGTGAACAAGCGCTGA
- the dhaL gene encoding dihydroxyacetone kinase subunit DhaL gives MADEATERAAVLDAIERIATRIERERSALTELDSAIGDADHGGNMARGWRAAADAVADLDDPDPATMVKTAGKTLLSEVGGASGPLYGGSLVFASTALDDGITAETAVAFAETYLEKVQDRGDASVGDKTMVDALVPAVHTFKKSIEVDDLPPAEALAKAVDAAERGVEFTVPIRAAKGRASYLGWRSVGHQDPGATSTLFIMEELLAAAQAELDTEIEAVDATSPTVPEEEAAED, from the coding sequence ATGGCAGACGAAGCGACAGAGCGGGCGGCCGTCCTGGACGCCATCGAACGCATCGCGACACGGATCGAGCGCGAACGGAGCGCCCTCACCGAACTGGACTCCGCGATCGGCGACGCCGACCACGGCGGGAACATGGCGCGCGGCTGGCGGGCCGCGGCCGACGCGGTCGCCGACCTCGACGATCCGGACCCGGCGACGATGGTCAAGACCGCCGGCAAGACGCTGCTGTCGGAGGTCGGCGGCGCCTCCGGGCCGCTGTACGGCGGCTCGCTGGTGTTCGCCAGCACGGCGCTCGACGACGGGATCACCGCCGAGACGGCCGTCGCCTTCGCCGAGACCTACCTGGAGAAAGTCCAGGACCGCGGCGACGCCTCGGTCGGCGACAAGACGATGGTCGACGCGCTGGTGCCGGCGGTCCACACGTTCAAGAAGTCAATCGAGGTCGACGACCTCCCACCCGCCGAGGCGCTGGCCAAGGCCGTCGACGCGGCCGAACGCGGCGTCGAGTTTACCGTGCCGATCCGTGCGGCGAAGGGCCGGGCGTCGTATCTCGGATGGCGCTCGGTGGGCCACCAGGACCCGGGGGCGACGAGCACGCTGTTCATCATGGAGGAACTGCTGGCCGCCGCACAGGCGGAACTCGACACCGAGATCGAGGCGGTCGACGCCACCTCGCCGACGGTCCCCGAGGAGGAGGCCGCGGAGGACTGA
- a CDS encoding bifunctional metallophosphatase/5'-nucleotidase yields MSLTLLHYSDVETALDDPQQCARLAGAIDARRDGDTVVVGTGDNTAPGALPLATDGRVALEFFAAVAPDVDTFGNHDFDFGVDTARELADDAPQTWLCANATVDGERFADAETVPHTVVETDQYRVGVVGVAHPETDEINPAAAPVDFDDPVPAIRESAATLRERGVDFVVVASHCGEGDGRIARETDADAVLGGHVHDVHVETVADTFVVRPGRAARYFSEVRLGPDADVTVHEVGDGHCDDALAATLRDRLASTGLDEVVATVADPIELTEEAVTVAESRAGNFVTDALRWRAGADVAISPTGALRSGDPLAGDVTVADLLGLAPYRDDLTLLSLSGQRLLAALAAVPVGAHADSFPARFCSHVSGARIVFDDAAGELRSATVGGEPVDPDATYTLAVAEYLVETDHVVGVFGPEDIVDRCGIARDAIVEYAREVGIDPAVDGRIERPTLAEH; encoded by the coding sequence GTGTCTCTCACGCTCCTCCACTACTCCGATGTCGAGACGGCACTCGACGACCCCCAGCAGTGTGCTCGGCTGGCCGGCGCGATCGACGCCCGCCGCGACGGTGACACCGTCGTCGTCGGCACCGGCGACAACACCGCGCCGGGCGCGCTCCCGCTGGCGACCGACGGGCGCGTGGCGCTGGAGTTCTTCGCGGCGGTCGCGCCCGATGTCGACACGTTCGGGAACCACGACTTCGACTTCGGCGTCGACACCGCTCGGGAACTGGCCGACGACGCGCCACAGACGTGGCTCTGTGCGAACGCGACCGTCGACGGCGAGCGGTTCGCCGACGCCGAGACGGTCCCACACACCGTCGTCGAGACCGACCAGTACCGGGTCGGTGTCGTCGGTGTCGCCCACCCCGAGACCGACGAGATCAACCCCGCCGCGGCGCCCGTCGACTTCGACGATCCGGTGCCGGCGATCCGGGAGTCGGCCGCCACGCTGCGCGAACGGGGCGTCGACTTCGTCGTCGTCGCCTCCCACTGCGGCGAGGGAGACGGCCGAATCGCCCGCGAGACCGACGCGGACGCCGTCCTGGGCGGGCACGTCCACGACGTGCACGTCGAGACGGTCGCGGACACCTTCGTCGTCCGGCCGGGCCGTGCCGCCCGGTACTTCTCGGAGGTTCGGCTGGGGCCGGACGCCGACGTGACCGTCCACGAGGTCGGCGACGGCCACTGCGACGACGCGCTGGCCGCGACACTTCGGGATCGCCTCGCCTCGACGGGGCTGGACGAGGTGGTCGCTACCGTCGCCGACCCGATCGAACTGACCGAGGAGGCGGTCACGGTCGCCGAGAGCAGGGCGGGGAACTTCGTCACCGACGCGCTCCGGTGGCGTGCCGGTGCCGACGTTGCGATCAGCCCCACGGGCGCGCTCCGCTCGGGCGACCCGCTGGCCGGGGACGTGACCGTCGCGGACCTGCTGGGTCTCGCCCCCTACCGGGACGACCTGACGCTGCTTTCCCTCTCCGGCCAGCGGCTACTCGCCGCCCTCGCCGCGGTCCCGGTCGGCGCGCACGCCGACTCGTTCCCCGCCCGGTTCTGTAGCCACGTCAGCGGCGCTCGCATCGTCTTCGACGACGCGGCCGGCGAACTCCGGTCGGCGACCGTCGGCGGCGAGCCGGTCGACCCCGACGCCACGTACACGCTTGCGGTCGCCGAGTACCTCGTCGAGACCGACCACGTCGTCGGCGTCTTCGGCCCGGAGGACATCGTCGACCGCTGTGGGATCGCCCGGGACGCGATCGTCGAGTACGCCCGCGAGGTTGGGATCGATCCCGCGGTCGACGGCCGGATCGAACGGCCGACCCTCGCGGAGCACTGA
- the dhaK gene encoding dihydroxyacetone kinase subunit DhaK, with product MKKLINDPDDVVDEMLDGMVAAYPDRLRRLPDTGVLVRADAPVDGKVGVVSGGGSGHEPTHAGYLGEGMLDGAAAGEVFTSPTADELEELVAACDSGSGVLMVIKNYEGDVMNFETAGEMVEMEGADVAQVVVDDDVAVEDSLYTSGRRGVCGTILVHKVAGAAAHRGDDLEEVQRVAQKVIDNVGTMGTALTSCVTPEKGEPTFDLGEDEIELGIGIHGEPGVERTGMMSADEITEELTTAVLDDLDLDEGQEVVTIVNGMGGTPLSELFIVNRKLQQLMDDHGLETWDAMVGDYMTSLDMMGCSVTVCAVDDELTELLSHPADTPALKR from the coding sequence ATGAAGAAACTCATCAACGACCCGGACGACGTGGTCGACGAGATGCTCGACGGAATGGTCGCGGCCTATCCCGACCGTCTGCGCCGATTACCCGACACCGGGGTCCTGGTCCGCGCGGACGCGCCGGTCGACGGGAAGGTCGGCGTCGTCAGCGGCGGCGGCAGCGGCCACGAACCGACACACGCGGGCTATCTGGGCGAGGGGATGTTAGACGGCGCGGCCGCCGGCGAGGTGTTCACCTCGCCGACCGCGGACGAACTGGAGGAACTGGTCGCGGCCTGTGACAGCGGTTCGGGCGTCCTCATGGTCATCAAGAACTACGAGGGCGACGTGATGAACTTCGAGACCGCCGGCGAGATGGTCGAGATGGAGGGCGCCGACGTGGCCCAGGTCGTCGTCGACGACGACGTAGCGGTCGAGGACTCGCTGTACACCTCCGGCCGGCGGGGGGTCTGTGGGACCATCCTCGTCCACAAAGTAGCGGGCGCGGCCGCCCACCGCGGCGACGACCTCGAAGAAGTCCAGCGGGTCGCCCAGAAAGTGATCGACAACGTCGGGACGATGGGGACGGCGCTGACCTCCTGTGTCACCCCGGAGAAGGGCGAACCGACCTTCGATCTCGGCGAGGACGAGATCGAACTCGGCATCGGCATCCACGGCGAACCCGGCGTCGAGCGGACCGGGATGATGTCCGCCGACGAGATCACCGAGGAGTTGACTACTGCGGTCCTGGACGACCTCGATCTGGACGAGGGCCAGGAGGTCGTCACCATCGTCAACGGGATGGGCGGGACGCCGCTCTCAGAGCTGTTCATCGTCAATCGGAAGCTCCAGCAACTGATGGACGACCACGGGCTCGAGACGTGGGACGCCATGGTCGGGGACTACATGACCTCGCTCGACATGATGGGCTGTTCGGTGACCGTCTGTGCCGTCGACGACGAACTGACGGAACTGCTCTCTCACCCCGCGGACACGCCGGCGCTGAAACGCTGA
- a CDS encoding BtpA/SgcQ family protein, with amino-acid sequence MDTEELFGTATPLVGMVHLPALPGAPDDGGSRADIRERAVADARALERGGADALIVENYGDTPFYTDEVPAHVVADVTAATQSVTRAVDLPVGVNVLRNDATAALSVAAATGSRFVRVNVHTGARVTDQGVIEGAAAETMRLRERIDADAAVLADVAVKHSAPLGEQSLAQQVADTVERGHADGLVVSGPGTGEATDESTLAAVVEARDAVDPSVPVFVGSGVTAETAPDLLALADGAVVGTALKTDGVTTNPVDEHRVERVAAAFG; translated from the coding sequence ATGGACACCGAGGAACTGTTCGGGACGGCGACGCCGCTGGTCGGGATGGTCCACCTGCCGGCGTTGCCCGGCGCACCGGACGACGGCGGGTCCCGGGCCGACATCCGAGAGCGGGCCGTCGCCGACGCACGGGCGCTCGAACGGGGCGGCGCCGACGCCCTGATCGTCGAGAACTACGGCGATACACCCTTCTACACCGACGAGGTGCCGGCACACGTCGTCGCCGACGTGACCGCGGCCACCCAGTCGGTCACGCGTGCGGTGGATCTCCCGGTGGGCGTCAACGTCCTCCGGAACGACGCCACAGCGGCGCTGTCGGTCGCAGCGGCGACCGGCAGCCGGTTCGTCCGGGTCAACGTCCACACCGGTGCCCGGGTGACCGACCAGGGGGTGATCGAGGGGGCGGCCGCCGAGACGATGCGGTTGCGAGAGCGGATCGACGCCGACGCGGCCGTCCTCGCGGACGTGGCGGTCAAACACTCGGCGCCGCTGGGCGAGCAGTCGCTGGCACAGCAGGTCGCCGACACCGTCGAGCGCGGGCACGCGGACGGCCTGGTCGTCTCGGGGCCGGGCACCGGAGAGGCGACCGACGAGTCGACACTGGCCGCGGTCGTCGAGGCCCGGGACGCCGTCGACCCGTCGGTCCCGGTGTTCGTCGGCAGCGGGGTCACGGCCGAGACAGCCCCGGACCTGCTGGCACTCGCCGACGGCGCCGTCGTCGGGACGGCCCTCAAGACCGACGGCGTGACGACGAACCCGGTCGACGAACACCGGGTCGAACGCGTCGCTGCCGCGTTCGGCTGA
- a CDS encoding thioredoxin family protein, with protein MVAMDSESDVLQHGDAAPDFELPGTDGETHTLADFADAEALLVVFTCNHCPYAKAKFDELNRLAAEYDDLAVVGISANDPGQYPDDSFERMQELVADGTIDYDAYLFDESQSVAAAYGARCTPDPFLFASDDGVFRLAYHGRLDDATSPDDEPTDREMAGHVETLLSGGEITAEEKPSRGCSIKWREGNEPDYWNA; from the coding sequence ATGGTCGCGATGGACTCCGAGTCAGACGTACTCCAGCACGGCGACGCCGCACCGGACTTCGAACTGCCCGGCACCGACGGTGAGACGCACACGCTCGCGGACTTCGCCGACGCCGAGGCCCTGCTGGTCGTGTTCACCTGCAACCACTGTCCGTACGCCAAGGCGAAGTTCGACGAACTCAACCGCCTGGCCGCGGAGTACGACGATCTCGCCGTCGTGGGCATCAGCGCCAACGACCCCGGACAGTACCCCGACGACTCCTTCGAACGGATGCAGGAGCTGGTCGCCGACGGCACCATCGACTACGACGCCTACCTGTTCGACGAGTCCCAGTCGGTCGCGGCGGCCTACGGCGCCCGCTGTACCCCCGATCCGTTCCTCTTTGCCAGCGACGACGGCGTCTTCCGACTCGCGTACCACGGTCGCCTGGACGACGCCACCAGCCCCGACGACGAGCCGACCGACCGCGAGATGGCCGGCCACGTCGAGACGCTGCTTTCCGGCGGGGAGATCACTGCCGAAGAGAAGCCGTCCCGGGGCTGTTCGATCAAGTGGCGCGAAGGCAACGAGCCCGACTACTGGAACGCGTAG
- a CDS encoding MFS transporter translates to MASTSQSRLVVGLVGGSHVVNHAYFMLLPPVFGPLQAELGLTDPQLGVALGLVGVVVTALQLPLGSVSDSRGRTPVLALSLFVGAAGAALTATAGSYAQLLLASVVVGVGIAGHHPAHYPLIGAATTPATRGRAYSVHGFTGAVGFAVPPAAVAAASALGLDWRLAIGAIAAVGAVYAVVAVGLLAARVDDEITGPTATDGPSGESLLVRARRELRELVSAPPIVALTVLWFVSSMAGWGIKQYTASLLTGGYPLGEATANAAVSAMLVTGAVLIFGGGWATDRYSPGPVLLGGYVALVAVAGLLALGTLPVLAALALVLVLSATVDASRPARAALADAFSPEGAAGKNFGLLTIGISGVEPSRRRSWEQSSNAPASRPPSGSSPASARLRRS, encoded by the coding sequence GTGGCCTCGACCTCCCAGTCACGGCTGGTCGTCGGGCTCGTCGGCGGGTCCCACGTCGTCAATCACGCCTACTTCATGCTGTTGCCGCCCGTCTTCGGGCCGCTCCAGGCCGAACTGGGACTCACCGACCCACAGCTCGGCGTCGCGCTGGGACTCGTCGGTGTCGTCGTGACCGCGCTTCAGTTACCGCTCGGGTCGGTCTCCGACTCGCGGGGTCGAACACCGGTGCTCGCGCTCTCGTTGTTCGTCGGCGCGGCCGGTGCGGCGCTGACGGCCACCGCCGGGAGCTACGCACAGCTCCTGCTCGCGAGCGTCGTCGTGGGCGTCGGCATCGCCGGCCACCACCCGGCACACTACCCGTTGATCGGTGCCGCGACGACGCCGGCGACCCGCGGCCGGGCCTACAGCGTCCACGGGTTCACCGGCGCGGTCGGGTTCGCCGTGCCGCCCGCGGCCGTCGCCGCCGCCAGCGCCCTCGGGCTGGACTGGCGGCTGGCCATCGGGGCGATCGCCGCCGTCGGTGCGGTCTACGCCGTCGTCGCCGTCGGGCTCCTCGCCGCCCGTGTCGACGACGAGATTACCGGGCCGACGGCGACCGACGGTCCCAGCGGCGAGTCGCTGCTCGTCCGCGCCCGGCGCGAACTTCGCGAACTGGTCTCGGCGCCGCCGATCGTCGCGCTCACCGTCCTCTGGTTCGTCTCCTCGATGGCCGGGTGGGGGATCAAACAGTACACCGCGAGCCTCCTGACCGGCGGCTACCCCCTCGGGGAGGCGACGGCCAACGCCGCCGTCTCGGCGATGCTCGTCACGGGCGCGGTCCTGATCTTCGGCGGCGGCTGGGCGACCGACAGGTACAGCCCCGGGCCGGTGTTGCTCGGCGGCTACGTCGCGCTGGTCGCCGTCGCCGGGCTGCTGGCGCTGGGCACACTCCCCGTCCTCGCCGCGCTCGCACTGGTCCTGGTGTTGAGCGCGACCGTCGACGCCAGCCGCCCGGCCCGGGCGGCGCTGGCCGACGCCTTCTCTCCAGAGGGCGCCGCGGGGAAGAACTTCGGCCTGCTCACCATCGGTATCTCGGGGGTGGAGCCGTCGCGCCGCCGGTCCTGGGAGCAGTCGTCGAACGCGCCGGCGTCGAGGCCGCCTTCTGGGTCGTCGCCGGCCTCGGCGCGCTTGCGGCGCTCCTGA
- a CDS encoding Lrp/AsnC family transcriptional regulator, which yields MSSRREILELLRENARYTTEDIAHMTGESVDDIESTIEELEEAGVVRGYQAVVDWNAVETDEERVRAIVELNVTLDRETSYADIANRIAKFPEVTSLRLISGDYDFDMEVEGDSMREVSHFISNKVAPIPEITQTVTHYVMDSYKEQGMRFDDHDDDERLSVSP from the coding sequence ATGAGCAGCCGCCGAGAGATTCTCGAACTCCTCCGGGAGAACGCCCGGTACACGACGGAAGACATCGCGCACATGACCGGCGAGTCGGTCGACGATATCGAGTCGACCATCGAGGAACTCGAAGAGGCCGGCGTCGTCCGCGGCTACCAGGCTGTCGTCGACTGGAACGCCGTCGAGACCGACGAGGAGCGGGTCCGAGCGATCGTCGAACTCAACGTCACGCTCGATCGGGAGACCAGCTACGCCGACATCGCGAACCGGATCGCCAAGTTCCCCGAAGTGACTTCGCTGCGGCTGATCAGCGGTGACTACGACTTCGACATGGAGGTCGAGGGCGACTCCATGCGTGAAGTGTCACACTTCATCAGCAACAAGGTCGCGCCGATCCCCGAGATCACCCAGACGGTCACGCACTACGTGATGGACTCCTACAAGGAACAGGGGATGCGCTTCGACGATCACGACGACGACGAACGGCTCTCGGTCTCGCCATGA